In Eriocheir sinensis breed Jianghai 21 chromosome 3, ASM2467909v1, whole genome shotgun sequence, a genomic segment contains:
- the LOC127006257 gene encoding protein lifeguard 4-like — MATTLLIPQDVGQAEKGGIVDDFMYGSNVATSHIYIRMGFLRKVYGLLFVQILVTTVIAAGFAQTPVLRQTIHDNPWMLILCLPLALGLLIALHVKRHHVPINFMLLAAFTVVEAVTVGVAVSMYEAEVVVKAFFMTLLITGGLTAYTFQTKRDFTNIGAGLLVALMLMIGLGVMNVFLGSSGMELALAGGSALIFCLFIVYDTQMMMQKLSPEEYILATINLYLDIVNLFLELLRIFGDRRG, encoded by the exons ATGGCTACCACACTGTTAATTCCGCAGGATGTGGGCCAGGCAGAAAAAGGAGGGATTGTTGACGACTTTATGTATGGGTCTAACGTCGCGACAAGCCACATCTACATCCGCATGG GATTTCTACGCAAGGTCTATGGACTTTTATTTGTCCAGATCCTAGTGACCACAGTCATTGCAGCAGGATTTGCCCAAACCCCAGTTCTTCGCCAAACAATCCATGATAATCCCTGGATGCTCATATTGTGTCTACCATTGGCACTTGGACTTCTTATTGCACTCCATGTGAAAAG GCACCATGTTCCCATCAACTTCATGTTGTTGGCAGCATTCACCGTGGTGGAAGCAGTCACAGTTGGAGTGGCAGTCAGTATGTATGAGGCTGAGGTGGTTGTGAAAGCTTTCTTCATGACCCTGCTCATCACAggaggcctcacagcatacactttCCAGACAAAGAGAGACTTTACAAATATAGGAGCTGG ATTGCTTGTTGCTCTTATGCTGATGATTGGCCTTGGAGTGATGAATGTATTCCTGGGAAGCAGTGGCATGGAGTTGGCTTTAGCTGGAGGATCTGCTCTAATTTTCTGTCTCTTCATTGTGTATGATACTCAG ATGATGATGCAGAAATTGTCTCCGGAAGAATACATTTTGGCCACCATCAACCTGTACTTGGACATTGTGAACCTCTTCCTTGAACTGCTTCGCATATTTGGTGACAGGAGAGGCTAA